TCCCAATGTATGCTGAGCAGCTAGGACACCAGTTCACCCAGTGAGAACTTCAGCCTTCTTCAGAGGCTCCAGAACCCTCCAGAGTGAGTATAAGGGACCCGTGCAAAGAAGGAAGAGGGATGACTCATAATGACATCACGCTGACTGCAAGGGCAATAAGAGAATGGGACTTATATGCAGAAAGGGATAAGAGATTCAGCACCCGGCAGCTGGCTCCTCATGAGTGTAGTGATAGATCACTTCACTTCTGCTTTGTCTTCTGCTGACATGGTTCAGGCACCTTAGATTGGCATGGCTCAGGTACCTTGGGGTGGCAGGGTTCAGGCACCTTGGGTTGGCATGGCTCAGGAACCTTGGGTTGGCATGGCTCCGGCACTTTGGGGTGGCATGGCTCAGGCACCTTGGGGTGGCAAGGCTCAGGCACCTTGGGTTGGCACGGTTCAGGCACCTTGGGTTGACAGGGTTCAGGCACCTTGGGTTGACAGGGTTCAGGCACCTTTGGCTGGCATGGCTCAGGAACCttggggtggcagggatcctTGGTTGCGGGGCCGCACGGTTCCTGGGGTGGAGGCTGGCAAGGCTGCTTCACCTGGTGCTGCTGCAGCTGAGGGGGTACAGTGCagggctgcttctgctgctgggaaCTCATGTTTTATAGGCGGCTGGTCCTGGAGACAGAAAAGCATGATCAGTGATTCAATGCAGCAGAGGAGAAATGAGGCTCAGTACCAGATTTCTTCGCAGTCCCctccatttgaaaataaaataaactgtgaCAATTTCTGAGCCCTTTGAAGAGGAAGAACTTACAAGTTGTTCTGCTCCATTTCATCAAGCTTCTTTCCTTGCTCCCTTTTCTACCCCAAGTATATCACATCCCTTGTTGAAAAACACTCAGACAAAGCTGGATTCTGAGAGAACTCTGAGGTCCACATGGTAGGCTTCTAACGAAGTGTATTGTTGTGAATTTAGCCTGTTTACAACAGCACCATATAAAATGCCATGTGTCTTAGAGGATGGCTCTATATTAAACTAGCTCCCTCTGATTTTGCCCCATGCTCCCACATTGCTGAAAAATGCTTTCCTTCTCAAACTCCTCCCCATCATTTCCCATCACTTCCCATCCTAGGAGGCTTTTCTTCAACAATGCTCCTCCAAACAGCACAGCCCCTTTGCTGTCTATCCCTCCTCACACTGTCACTATTTGCATTGCATTTAATCTGTTTCTAGACAAGGGCACATAACCCCCTCCAATCATTTAAAGTCCAGTAAGTTCCAC
This window of the Ochotona princeps isolate mOchPri1 chromosome 2, mOchPri1.hap1, whole genome shotgun sequence genome carries:
- the LOC101517409 gene encoding cornifin alpha; amino-acid sequence: MSSQQQKQPCTVPPQLQQHQVKQPCQPPPQEPCGPATKDPCHPKVPEPCQPKVPEPCQPKVPEPCQPKVPEPCQPKVPEPCHPKVPEPCHPKVPEPCQPKVPEPCQPKVPEPCHPKVPEPCQSKVPEPCQQKTKQK